A segment of the Denticeps clupeoides chromosome 2, fDenClu1.1, whole genome shotgun sequence genome:
CTATCGGTCCCGGGGAGAAGCGACGCGCAGCCTCTGGGGCGGCGAGACAGGTCGCCACATTTTTCGGGTGACCATGCCCAGAAAAACCTTTGAAATTATTTCTAGATCGCTGTGCTTTGACGACCGTCTCTCCAGACCACGGCGTCGGGATGATAAGCTGGCCGCGATCCGAGACATGTGGGACCAGTGGACTGACCGGCTCCCACAGATATTTAACCCCGGAGCAGACATTTGCGTCGACGAGCAACTGTGGCGTATCGTGGGCGATGCAACTTTCGGCAGTACATGCCGAAGAAGCCAGGAGGTACGGCGTCAAAATTTGGGCAACCTGCGATGTAGTAACGTCCTATGTCTGGAGAGTTTCGGTTTACACCGGCCGATCAGCCCGTGCGCCTCCATAAAAACAACAGGGACAGTGAGTTGTGCTGGAGATGACGGAGGGGCTAACaggtgtcactgtcacatgtgacaacttttTCTCCTCCTACGGGCTGGCAGAGCAGTTGCTCAAAAGAAAGATCGCCATGGTCGGCACAATAAGGAAGAACAAGCCAGAACTTCCACTTGAGCTCCTGAAGGTCCGGGGGGAGAGAGTCGCTCTCATTAATGTTCGCTTTTACAGCAACGCATACCCTGGTGTCGTATGTACCAAAGCGGGGAAAGAATGTGCTTCTCCTCAGCACAAAGCACCGGGAGCCGGAGATCAGCAGCGGGGGTAAGATGAAGCCCCAGATCATCCTTGATTACAGCCGCTGCAAATGAGCCGTGGATACGATGGACCAGGTAAATTTACACATTCTAGGCTGAGGTTCAGCAtatcttttatataaaatatagttcAATATCTGTGTCCCtggtccttttttgttttgcagatgaTTGCAATGTATAGTTGCAGAAGAAAGACGAGACGTTGGCCACTAGTggtattttttaatatgttggaCATCAGTGCCCTCAACGCATACATCGTCTGGACGGCCATTGACCCTACATGGAATGTCAGAAAATCCTGCAGACGAaggctgttcctggatcagcttGGGAAAATGCTGGTCATGCCAGAGAGAGTAGGGCGACATACCTGACGCTTTTGACTTATTTCTGAACGAAGAAATGACGCAAGTCATAACCAGGTACACCAACCTGCATGGGAGAAGGACGGTCCAGGGGTGGAAGGACCTTGACGCCACAACGATTCGCGCGTACTTCGGACTCCTCCTCCTGGCCGGCGTCTATCGGTCCCGGGGAGAAGCGACGCGCAGCCTCTGGGGCGGCGAGACAGGTCGCCACATTTTCGGGTGACCATGCCCAGAAAAACCTTTGAAATTATTTCTAGATCGCTGTACTTTGACGACCGTCTCTCCAGACCACGGCGTCGGGATGATAAGCTGGCCGCGATCCGAGACATGTGGGACCAGTGGACTGACCGGCTCCCACAGATATTTAACCCCGGAGCAGACATTTGCGTCGACGAGCAACTGGTGGCGTATCGTGGGCGATGCAACTTTCGGCAGTACATGCCGAAGAAGCCAGGGAGGTACGGCGTCAAAATTTGGGCAACCTGCGATGTAGTAACGTCCTATGTCTGGAGAGTTTCGGTCTACACCGGCCGATCAGCCCGTGCGCCTCCATAAAAACAACAGGGACAGTGAGTTGTGCTGGAGATGACGGAGGGGCTAACaggtgtcactgtcacatgtgacaacttttTCTCCTCCTACGGGCTGGCAGAGCAGTTGCTCAAAAGAAAGATCGCCATGGTCGGCACAATAAGGAAGAACAAGCCAGAACTTCCACTTGAGCTCCTGAAGGTCCGGGGGGAGAGAGTCGCTCTCATTAATGTTCGCTTTTACAGCAACGCATACCCTGGTGTCGTATGTACCAAAGCGGGGAAAGAATGTGCTTCTCCTCAGCACAAAGCACCGGGAGCCGGAGATCAGCAGCGGGGGTAAGATGAAGCCCCAGATCATCCTTGATTACAGCCGCTGCAAATGAGCCATGGATACGATGGACCAGGTAAATTTACACATTCTAGGCTGAGGTTTCAGCAtatcttttatataaaatatagttcAATATCTGTGTCCCtggtccttttttgttttgcagatgaTTGCAATGTATAGTTGCAGAAGAAAGACGAGACGTTGGCCACTAGTggtgttttttaatatgttggaCATCAGTGCCCTCAACGCATACATCGTCTGGACGGCCATTGACCCTACATGGAATGTCAGAAAATCCTGCAGACGAaggctgttcctggatcagcttGGGAAAATGCTGGTCATGCCAGAGAGAGTAGGCGACATACCTGACGCTTTTGACTTATTTCTGAACGAAGAAATGACGCAAGTCATAACCAGGTACACCAACCTGCATGGGAGAAGGACGGTCCGGGGGTGGAAGGACCTTGACGCCACAACGATTCGCGCGTACTTCGGACTCCTCCTCCTGGCCGGCGTCTATCGGTCCCGGGGAGAAGCGACGCGCAGCCTCTGGGGCGGCGAGACAGGTCGCCACATTTTTCGGGTGACCATGCCCAGAAAAACCTTTGAAATTATTTCTAGATCGCTGTGCTTTGACGACCGTCTCTCCAGACCACGGCGTCGGGATGATAAGCTGGCCGTGATCCGAGACATGTGGGACCAGTGGACTGACCGGCTCCCACAAATATTTAACCCCGGAGCAGACATTTGCGTCGACGAGCAACTGGTGGCGTATCGTGGGCGATGCAACTTTCGGCAGTACATGCCGAAGAAGCCAGGGAGGTACGGCGTCAAAATTTGGGCAACCTGCGATGTAGTAACGTCCTATGTCTGGAGAGTTTCGGTCTACACCGGCCGATCAGCCCGTGCGCCTCCATAAAAACAACAGGGACAGTGAGTTGTGCTGGAGATGACGGAGGGGCTAACaggtgtcactgtcacatgtgacaacttttTCTCCTC
Coding sequences within it:
- the LOC114766964 gene encoding piggyBac transposable element-derived protein 4-like, encoding MDTMDQMIAMYSCRRKTRRWPLVVFFNMLDISALNAYIVWTAIDPTWNVRKSCRRRLFLDQLGKMLVMPERVGDIPDAFDLFLNEEMTQVITRYTNLHGRRTVRGWKDLDATTIRAYFGLLLLAGVYRSRGEATRSLWGGETGRHIFRVTMPRKTFEIISRSLCFDDRLSRPRRRDDKLAVIRDMWDQWTDRLPQIFNPGADICVDEQLVAYRGRCNFRQYMPKKPGRYGVKIWATCDVVTSYVWRVSVYTGRSARAPP